In Pongo abelii isolate AG06213 chromosome 5, NHGRI_mPonAbe1-v2.0_pri, whole genome shotgun sequence, a single genomic region encodes these proteins:
- the LOC100451215 gene encoding large ribosomal subunit protein uL11 produces the protein MPPKFDPSEIKVVYLRCTGGEVGTTSALAPKIGPLGLSPKKVGDDIAKATGDWKGLRITVKLTIQNRLAQIEVVPSASALIIKALKEPPRDRKKQKNIKHSGNITFDEIVNIARQMRHRSLARELSGTIKEILGTAQSVGCNVDGRHPHDIIDDINSGAVECPAS, from the coding sequence ATGCCGCCGAAGTTCGACCCCAGCGAGATCAAAGTCGTCTACCTGAGGTGCACCGGAGGTGAAGTCGGTACCACTTCTGCCCTGGCCCCCAAGATCGGCCCCCTgggtctgtctccaaaaaaggttGGTGATGACATTGCCAAGGCAACGGGTGACTGGAAGGGCCTGAGGATTACAGTGAAACTGACCATTCAGAACAGACTGGCCCAGATTGAGGTGgtgccttctgcctctgccctgaTCATCAAAGCCCTCAAGGAACcaccaagagacagaaagaaacagaaaaacattaaacacagTGGGAATATCACTTTTGATGAGATCGTCAACATTGCTCGACAGATGCGGCACCGATCCTTAGCCAGAGAACTCTCTGGAACCATTAAAGAGATCCTGGGGACTGCCCAGTCTGTGGGCTGTAATGTTGATGGCCGCCACCCTCATGACATCATAGATGACATCAACAGTGGTGCTGTGGAATGCCCAGCCAGTTaa